A portion of the Cloacibacillus sp. genome contains these proteins:
- the argF gene encoding ornithine carbamoyltransferase: MPVNLRNRNLISLKHHTPEEINYLLDLSTDLKNKKRAGIKGDLLERKNVALIFEKPSTRTRCAFTVAVIDEGGHPEYLGKNDIQLGHKEDVADTARVLGRMFDGIEFRGFSQKVVEDLAKYAGVPVWNGLTDDYHPTQVLADFLTVRENFGRLKGIKFVYVGDGRNNVANSLMIGAAKMGMHFVIGAPKELFPDPALVAECEQIAKDCESGATITVTDDPKAAVKDADVIYTDVWASMGEEAKAAERKAMLAPYQVNMDLIRAVGNDTVIFLHCLPAVKGNEVTEEVFESRFARQFDEAENRMHTIKAVMVASIGNF; encoded by the coding sequence ATGCCTGTAAATCTTCGCAACCGCAACCTTATTTCACTTAAGCATCATACGCCTGAGGAAATCAACTATCTGCTTGACCTTTCCACAGACCTTAAAAACAAAAAGCGCGCCGGAATAAAGGGCGATCTACTCGAAAGAAAGAACGTAGCTCTCATCTTTGAGAAGCCGTCCACGCGCACCCGCTGCGCCTTTACCGTAGCCGTCATCGATGAGGGCGGACACCCCGAATATCTCGGCAAAAACGACATACAGCTCGGCCACAAAGAAGATGTAGCCGACACGGCGCGCGTCCTTGGACGCATGTTCGACGGCATTGAGTTCCGCGGCTTCAGCCAGAAGGTCGTCGAAGACCTCGCGAAGTACGCGGGCGTTCCCGTGTGGAACGGCCTAACGGACGATTACCACCCGACGCAGGTGCTCGCCGACTTCCTCACGGTGCGTGAGAACTTCGGACGCCTCAAAGGCATCAAATTCGTCTACGTGGGCGACGGACGCAACAACGTAGCGAACTCCCTGATGATCGGAGCCGCAAAAATGGGCATGCACTTCGTCATAGGCGCGCCCAAGGAACTCTTCCCCGATCCCGCGCTCGTTGCCGAGTGCGAGCAGATAGCGAAAGACTGCGAGTCCGGCGCTACGATCACTGTGACCGACGACCCGAAGGCCGCCGTAAAAGACGCTGACGTCATCTACACCGACGTCTGGGCCTCAATGGGCGAAGAGGCGAAAGCCGCGGAACGCAAGGCTATGCTCGCTCCCTACCAGGTAAACATGGACCTCATCCGCGCGGTAGGCAACGACACAGTCATATTCCTGCACTGCCTGCCCGCCGTGAAGGGCAACGAAGTGACGGAAGAGGTATTTGAGTCTCGTTTCGCAAGACAGTTCGACGAAGCCGAAAACCGTATGCACACCATCAAAGCTGTAATGGTAGCAAGCATAGGCAATTTCTAA
- a CDS encoding arginine deiminase — protein sequence MNQESQVSVHSETGPLKRVMLHKPGKEIDRLTIENMDELLFDDLLWLEQARKEHDKFADILRSEGAEVLYFNESLAKVLENPTAREELLKDVFKFENVDYCLSEKLLPPLMKWPALKLADHLIEGFTKAEIKKLCDTGASLVAAVENGSDFMIHPIPNLYFQRDPAMSVANGIILGQMTFPARRIEPLYWRYIIKNHPSFKDTPILYGENPDETWPHQIEGGDFLVLTDTALAIGISQRTAPATIEKIGFVLAKKTPIRRIFAFEIPKERYCMHLDTVFTMVDKDAFVIYPPILKTLKVWELNFGDDGKLLSIERLKDWEAAIAKELGVPNIRLIKMEAATKEETAREQWHDGVNTFAVKPGVVVTYNRNVNATKKLEENGIRVLQLEGPELGRGRGGPRCMSMPLSRGPVKD from the coding sequence ATGAACCAGGAAAGCCAAGTTAGTGTACATTCCGAAACAGGGCCACTGAAACGAGTCATGCTCCACAAACCTGGAAAAGAGATCGACAGGCTGACCATCGAGAACATGGACGAACTCCTTTTCGACGACCTGCTTTGGCTGGAACAGGCCCGGAAAGAACACGACAAGTTCGCTGACATTCTGCGAAGTGAGGGCGCCGAGGTGCTTTATTTCAATGAAAGCCTTGCCAAGGTGCTCGAAAATCCAACCGCACGCGAAGAACTTCTGAAAGACGTCTTCAAATTTGAAAACGTGGATTACTGCCTCTCAGAAAAACTGCTGCCGCCGCTGATGAAATGGCCGGCGCTCAAACTTGCTGACCACCTCATCGAGGGCTTCACAAAGGCGGAGATAAAAAAACTCTGCGACACAGGCGCAAGCCTCGTTGCCGCCGTGGAAAACGGAAGCGACTTTATGATACACCCGATCCCCAACCTTTACTTCCAGAGAGACCCTGCCATGTCCGTCGCAAACGGGATAATCTTAGGACAAATGACCTTCCCCGCGCGCCGTATCGAACCGCTCTACTGGAGATACATCATTAAAAACCACCCCTCATTCAAAGATACGCCGATACTTTACGGAGAAAACCCCGACGAAACGTGGCCGCATCAGATAGAGGGCGGAGACTTCCTCGTGCTCACCGACACGGCGCTCGCCATTGGGATATCGCAGCGCACCGCGCCAGCCACAATAGAAAAAATAGGCTTCGTGCTTGCGAAGAAGACCCCCATCAGACGCATATTCGCCTTTGAGATACCAAAAGAACGCTACTGTATGCATCTCGACACTGTATTCACGATGGTCGATAAAGACGCCTTCGTCATCTATCCTCCGATACTCAAAACGCTCAAAGTTTGGGAGCTAAACTTCGGAGACGACGGCAAGCTGCTCAGCATCGAACGTCTGAAGGACTGGGAGGCGGCTATCGCAAAAGAGCTGGGCGTCCCGAATATACGCCTCATAAAAATGGAGGCCGCAACAAAGGAAGAGACGGCGCGCGAACAGTGGCACGACGGCGTAAACACATTCGCAGTGAAGCCCGGCGTCGTAGTCACCTACAACCGCAACGTAAACGCAACGAAAAAACTTGAAGAAAACGGCATAAGGGTGCTCCAGCTCGAAGGCCCGGAACTTGGCAGAGGACGCGGCGGCCCCCGCTGCATGTCGATGCCGCTTTCCAGAGGCCCGGTGAAAGACTGA
- the ispG gene encoding (E)-4-hydroxy-3-methylbut-2-enyl-diphosphate synthase, whose product MGSKNSVTIGGLTIGGGAPVRVESMLKTRLTDVAACVEETERLLLCGCELARVALPDASLAENFAALVSASRLPLMADIHFDHRLALAALAAGCRAIRINPGNISSAAGVAEVVAAAKDTGSVIRIGANGGSLNNAQLAKTGGDRGAALVLAVEEQLSILTAHKFEQVIISAKSSSVAETTRANYILSQHWPFALHIGITEAGCGNAGVVKGSSGIALMLAQGIGDTIRVSLTEPGEEEVKTGYSILAALSLRTIGWTLVSCPTCGRRRIEVASLVERLRALIPERSNNGMTIAVMGCEVNGPKEAASADFGIAGSPEGFIVFKKGSPLCRGKIEDFEAIIRREIPLY is encoded by the coding sequence ATGGGAAGCAAAAACAGCGTAACGATAGGCGGCCTGACCATAGGCGGAGGCGCGCCGGTACGAGTCGAGAGCATGCTAAAAACTAGACTCACCGACGTTGCGGCCTGCGTGGAGGAGACGGAGCGCCTTCTGCTGTGCGGCTGCGAGCTGGCGCGCGTCGCTCTGCCCGACGCCTCGCTTGCCGAAAATTTCGCGGCCCTAGTAAGCGCAAGCCGGCTGCCGCTGATGGCCGACATCCATTTCGACCACCGGCTGGCGCTTGCCGCGCTTGCCGCCGGCTGCCGCGCGATCCGCATCAACCCGGGCAACATAAGCTCCGCCGCAGGAGTGGCGGAGGTGGTGGCGGCGGCCAAAGATACTGGGTCCGTCATCCGCATCGGCGCAAACGGCGGCTCCCTTAACAACGCGCAGCTTGCAAAGACCGGCGGAGACCGCGGAGCTGCGCTGGTGCTCGCGGTAGAGGAGCAGCTTTCCATTCTTACGGCCCATAAATTTGAACAGGTGATCATTTCCGCAAAATCTTCTTCTGTGGCGGAGACGACGCGCGCCAACTACATCCTCTCGCAGCACTGGCCGTTTGCGCTTCACATAGGCATAACAGAGGCGGGCTGCGGCAACGCTGGCGTCGTCAAAGGCTCCTCCGGCATCGCTCTGATGCTGGCGCAGGGCATAGGCGACACCATCCGCGTGAGCCTCACCGAGCCTGGCGAAGAAGAGGTAAAGACGGGCTACAGCATCCTTGCCGCGCTTTCGCTACGTACGATAGGCTGGACGCTCGTAAGCTGTCCGACCTGCGGCAGACGCCGCATAGAGGTCGCTTCATTGGTTGAAAGGCTGCGCGCGCTGATCCCTGAACGCTCAAACAACGGCATGACAATAGCCGTCATGGGCTGCGAGGTCAATGGGCCGAAAGAGGCTGCATCCGCTGATTTCGGCATCGCTGGAAGCCCGGAGGGTTTCATAGTTTTCAAAAAGGGAAGCCCGCTCTGCCGCGGAAAAATAGAGGATTTCGAGGCGATCATACGCAGAGAGATACCTCTATATTAA
- a CDS encoding M50 family metallopeptidase, with amino-acid sequence MISIISFLIVIGICVISHEGGHFWAARLRDVMIHEFSFGMGPLLWGRKKGETQYSLRAFPIGGFVKLEGEDAAGGEEDEPKPEGYTPERSLANKKAWERMFIIGAGASVNIALAWLLTAAYLAGYGVYNMEIPKIGAIMDDTPAYSSGLKAGDLIKSIDGKQLKDWGDIRSNIQNPAKSGDLYEITAQRGDETKTFSIKIPVNKESGGRLLGVQPSHEKYPLMQALGKSFNYSWKMSTEILRGLWLAATGQIKADVTGPVGIATMAGDAFKEGFWTFIAFLGVINLNLGLLNLLPFPALDGGRIIFILIEMATGRKVPEKIETMIHYAGFIILLALIFLVTGKDIYRLIQ; translated from the coding sequence TTGATAAGCATAATCTCATTTCTGATAGTAATAGGCATCTGCGTCATATCGCATGAGGGCGGCCACTTCTGGGCGGCTCGTCTTCGCGACGTGATGATACATGAATTTTCATTCGGCATGGGGCCTCTTCTTTGGGGCCGCAAAAAGGGCGAGACGCAGTACTCGCTGCGCGCCTTCCCAATAGGCGGCTTCGTAAAGCTTGAGGGCGAAGACGCCGCCGGCGGAGAAGAGGACGAGCCAAAACCGGAGGGCTACACGCCTGAACGTTCGCTTGCCAATAAAAAGGCATGGGAAAGAATGTTCATAATCGGAGCCGGCGCATCGGTCAACATTGCGCTTGCGTGGCTGCTGACGGCGGCCTACCTCGCCGGTTACGGCGTCTACAACATGGAGATACCCAAAATAGGCGCCATCATGGACGACACTCCGGCCTACAGTTCTGGGCTAAAGGCTGGCGACCTGATAAAAAGCATCGACGGCAAACAGCTCAAGGACTGGGGCGACATCCGCAGCAACATACAAAATCCCGCAAAGAGCGGCGACCTGTACGAGATAACGGCGCAGCGCGGCGACGAGACAAAAACATTCAGCATAAAGATACCGGTCAACAAAGAAAGCGGCGGCCGTCTCCTGGGCGTTCAGCCGTCGCATGAAAAATATCCTCTGATGCAGGCTCTCGGCAAATCTTTCAATTATTCATGGAAGATGAGCACGGAGATACTGCGAGGGCTGTGGCTGGCGGCGACCGGGCAGATAAAGGCCGACGTGACCGGGCCTGTCGGCATCGCAACAATGGCGGGAGACGCCTTTAAAGAAGGCTTCTGGACCTTCATAGCCTTTCTTGGCGTCATCAACCTCAACCTTGGTCTGCTGAACCTGCTGCCGTTCCCCGCGCTTGACGGAGGAAGGATCATCTTCATATTGATAGAGATGGCAACAGGCAGAAAAGTGCCAGAAAAAATAGAGACGATGATACACTACGCGGGCTTCATCATTCTGCTCGCGCTCATATTCCTCGTCACAGGAAAAGATATTTACCGGCTCATTCAGTGA
- a CDS encoding 1-deoxy-D-xylulose-5-phosphate reductoisomerase: MTEKPKIRLAVTGATGSVGGAVLDICARFPDIFEITALSAQSNEKKLAELGRKFGAKMLCLTAPKQQPWREAGFICVFGKEGLRQMAEADFVDHIVFASSGVTAIEALQHALKRGIDVSLANKESIVVAGPWVMPLVQRRDQLRPIDSEHSAVWQCMRDTAHEELSRIWLTASGGPFRDYTSEQLETVTPQAALDHPVWKMGAKITIDSATLMNKGIECIEAMQLFGLEAERVSALVHPRSQVHGMAEFIDGTVRLLLSRADMRLPSAAAIAWPKRLPLIDNGFEPIAPADWDLSFKEIDDARFPCFALAKEAGKAGGAAPALLVGADESAVRHFLSGEIKFTDIPRLIARVLEVYGGAAPGSLEEAVWLASEGERIAEELIKSGGTNL, translated from the coding sequence ATGACGGAGAAACCAAAGATCCGCCTCGCGGTAACGGGGGCCACGGGAAGCGTTGGCGGCGCAGTTTTGGATATTTGCGCGCGCTTTCCCGACATTTTTGAAATAACCGCGCTTAGCGCGCAGAGCAATGAAAAAAAACTTGCAGAGCTTGGCCGCAAGTTCGGCGCGAAGATGCTCTGCCTTACGGCGCCAAAGCAACAGCCTTGGCGCGAGGCGGGCTTTATCTGCGTTTTCGGCAAAGAGGGGCTGCGACAGATGGCCGAGGCTGACTTCGTAGACCACATAGTCTTCGCCTCGTCCGGCGTAACAGCTATTGAGGCGCTCCAGCACGCGCTTAAAAGAGGCATAGACGTATCACTTGCAAACAAAGAGAGCATCGTAGTGGCAGGGCCGTGGGTGATGCCGCTCGTTCAGCGGCGTGACCAGCTTCGGCCTATAGACAGCGAACACAGCGCCGTATGGCAGTGTATGCGCGACACCGCGCACGAAGAACTGTCCCGGATATGGCTTACTGCGTCCGGCGGCCCATTTCGCGACTACACGTCGGAACAGCTTGAAACGGTGACTCCGCAGGCTGCGCTGGACCACCCTGTATGGAAGATGGGCGCAAAGATAACGATAGACAGCGCCACCCTGATGAACAAAGGCATCGAATGTATAGAGGCGATGCAGCTCTTCGGGCTGGAAGCGGAGCGCGTCAGCGCGCTCGTTCATCCGCGTTCGCAGGTGCACGGCATGGCTGAGTTTATCGACGGTACAGTGCGGCTGCTGCTTTCGCGGGCGGACATGCGCCTGCCGTCAGCCGCGGCAATCGCGTGGCCCAAGCGCCTGCCGCTCATAGATAACGGCTTTGAGCCTATAGCGCCAGCCGACTGGGATCTGAGCTTCAAAGAGATAGACGACGCGCGTTTTCCCTGCTTCGCGTTGGCAAAAGAGGCGGGCAAAGCGGGAGGCGCAGCGCCAGCGCTGCTTGTGGGAGCCGACGAAAGCGCGGTGCGCCATTTTTTAAGCGGCGAGATAAAATTTACGGACATTCCGCGCCTTATAGCGCGGGTGCTTGAAGTATATGGCGGCGCAGCTCCGGGCAGTCTCGAAGAGGCAGTCTGGCTTGCGTCGGAGGGCGAGAGAATCGCGGAAGAGTTAATAAAAAGCGGAGGAACAAATCTTTGA